Proteins encoded within one genomic window of Phototrophicus methaneseepsis:
- a CDS encoding ArnT family glycosyltransferase, with the protein MRHRFFIALVIVTVFSKGLFYVSFPLTVSDDDQAFSQWQFQQIEQGDWHIGNLRYHTGYTLLIAPLHAFSHLFGDFSDNMLLLIQTGLSALVPFLILHLLAQWRPLREAYFVAFVVALDPFGIQWAHFLLPNWLTTLLFILAIWIVFIAVKRQRHILFWTLIAGIVLGLATLTRLNIATAVAAFGLGLFFMTSLNWWQRFRMFAAIGMGSLGVLVLYAFLVQLPSTGSLRLSCYSGINMLISLARRPEFIEINAANGPATHELLSELAKPVRFEPNFTVDYFPNWSLTDAWATQEELEEFLTTLSEPNTSWNVVFPGKLIYYMGICEVDDLMQAAHNEAVLSNIGAWLRFIPGDVLQMLAQWPQPEPTFYLPPVENITFDKTTGILGFYRGTSDHYTGQYIWEPGNDFLSHVFNLLNLYKILTPIAVIWALFISRSAFYKNIALVLLIFVLTTSIVSLSYSRLYAPLYALWPILCGGMMVSIARVFARRMKLTSKA; encoded by the coding sequence ATGAGACATCGCTTCTTTATTGCGCTCGTTATCGTCACTGTGTTCTCAAAAGGCTTATTCTACGTAAGTTTTCCGCTGACTGTCTCCGATGATGACCAGGCTTTTTCTCAGTGGCAATTCCAGCAGATCGAACAGGGCGATTGGCACATTGGCAACTTACGCTACCATACGGGTTATACCTTGCTGATAGCGCCACTCCACGCATTCTCACACTTATTCGGCGACTTCTCCGACAATATGCTCCTCCTCATCCAGACGGGACTCTCGGCCCTGGTACCGTTCCTGATACTGCATCTTTTAGCCCAATGGCGCCCCCTGAGAGAAGCGTATTTCGTCGCATTCGTCGTCGCACTGGACCCTTTTGGCATCCAATGGGCGCATTTTTTGCTGCCGAATTGGCTGACGACCTTGCTTTTCATCCTGGCAATATGGATTGTTTTTATCGCCGTTAAGCGACAGCGCCATATTTTATTCTGGACATTGATAGCGGGTATTGTCCTTGGATTAGCCACTTTGACCCGCTTAAATATTGCAACAGCGGTCGCTGCTTTCGGACTGGGGCTATTTTTCATGACTTCGTTGAACTGGTGGCAACGCTTCCGTATGTTCGCTGCTATTGGGATGGGCAGCCTTGGCGTCCTGGTGCTATACGCGTTTCTAGTCCAACTCCCTTCAACGGGCTCACTCCGACTGAGTTGCTATTCGGGCATCAACATGCTCATATCCCTGGCACGCCGTCCCGAATTTATAGAGATCAATGCGGCAAATGGCCCTGCTACCCACGAACTGTTGAGCGAGTTAGCCAAGCCGGTACGCTTCGAACCAAATTTTACAGTGGACTATTTTCCCAACTGGTCTTTGACAGATGCCTGGGCAACTCAGGAAGAATTGGAAGAGTTCCTGACAACGCTATCGGAGCCTAATACATCTTGGAATGTGGTATTTCCAGGTAAATTGATCTACTACATGGGCATCTGCGAGGTCGATGACCTGATGCAGGCAGCCCACAATGAGGCTGTTCTCAGCAACATAGGCGCATGGCTGCGTTTCATTCCAGGAGATGTGCTGCAAATGCTGGCTCAGTGGCCGCAACCAGAGCCGACTTTTTATCTGCCGCCGGTGGAAAATATTACGTTTGATAAGACGACAGGCATTCTGGGCTTTTACCGGGGCACGAGTGATCATTATACAGGACAATACATTTGGGAACCGGGAAACGACTTCCTGAGCCACGTTTTCAACCTGTTGAACTTGTACAAAATTCTGACGCCGATAGCAGTTATCTGGGCGTTGTTCATTAGTCGATCGGCTTTTTACAAGAACATCGCACTGGTGCTGTTGATCTTCGTCCTGACTACCAGCATCGTCAGCCTGAGTTATTCTCGATTGTATGCGCCCTTATATGCCTTATGGCCGATTCTATGTGGTGGCATGATGGTATCGATAGCACGTGTCTTCGCCAGACGTATGAAACTCACCTCAAAAGCTTGA
- a CDS encoding SUMF1/EgtB/PvdO family nonheme iron enzyme produces MKLFISYARVDKPLCKQIVHHLEDIHEVWYDRRLHAGQDWWQEIRERLNWCEGFVYLLSPESVTSEYCKKEYAIAIESGKHIFPVLIQARTQIPETLSHLQYANLSEGMEDIITLMNALTIAERRRYKRVTSIKPPVSIEEPAKNTSPADALGQAADAMEAENFDNAVFVIKHALEKKPSGRMERILRTLLTEADTALEQQAYLREAAREYAPILELVQRPATRVLGCEEFAEFQQDFPDYDPDNVAATCASFVQETPSVSSHSISTQPTSLSLMPALFKWNEIPGGRGTMKTDESGVTLTIPTERYWISKYPITNAQFAKFIEAEGYRTERWWTNEGWQKRLEGWHYDNGWKASGTPWTEPRYWTDSKWNGAEQPVVGVSWYEAVAFCLWLSETMGENIMLPTEDQWQYAAQGDDGRDYPWGKQWDASCCNNNVDKKGIGKTTTVRQYEGNGDSPFGVVDMAGNVWEWCLTDYDNKTNDINSNTERRVLRGGSWFNDDSDNHRCDFRFRLIPHYGLDNFGFRISRS; encoded by the coding sequence ATGAAGCTATTTATCAGTTATGCACGCGTAGATAAGCCTCTCTGTAAGCAAATTGTTCATCATCTCGAAGACATTCACGAAGTTTGGTATGACAGACGATTACATGCAGGGCAGGACTGGTGGCAAGAAATTAGAGAACGCCTGAATTGGTGCGAAGGTTTTGTCTATTTACTTTCACCGGAATCTGTCACATCCGAATATTGCAAAAAAGAATATGCGATTGCAATTGAATCAGGTAAACACATCTTTCCTGTACTTATTCAAGCTCGAACGCAGATCCCAGAAACTCTGTCACATCTTCAATATGCTAATCTGAGTGAGGGCATGGAAGATATCATCACGCTTATGAATGCGTTGACGATTGCCGAACGCCGGAGATATAAGCGCGTCACATCCATTAAGCCACCTGTCAGTATAGAAGAACCAGCAAAAAACACATCTCCTGCAGACGCTTTAGGGCAGGCTGCTGATGCCATGGAAGCAGAGAATTTTGATAATGCTGTTTTTGTTATCAAACACGCCTTAGAGAAAAAGCCATCAGGACGTATGGAGCGTATTTTACGAACTCTGCTGACTGAAGCCGATACGGCCCTTGAACAGCAAGCTTATCTACGTGAGGCAGCTCGTGAGTATGCACCTATCCTTGAATTGGTCCAGCGCCCTGCCACCCGGGTTTTAGGCTGTGAGGAATTTGCGGAATTTCAACAGGACTTCCCGGATTATGACCCTGATAACGTCGCGGCAACCTGTGCCAGTTTCGTTCAAGAAACGCCCTCTGTATCATCCCATTCAATTTCGACGCAACCCACCAGCCTCTCGCTGATGCCAGCCCTCTTCAAGTGGAACGAAATTCCCGGCGGACGCGGAACGATGAAGACCGATGAAAGCGGCGTAACGCTGACCATCCCGACCGAAAGATACTGGATTTCCAAGTACCCGATCACCAATGCGCAATTTGCCAAATTTATCGAAGCGGAAGGTTACAGAACAGAACGCTGGTGGACAAATGAAGGTTGGCAGAAACGGTTGGAAGGCTGGCACTACGATAATGGCTGGAAAGCGTCAGGTACACCCTGGACCGAACCACGCTACTGGACGGACAGCAAATGGAACGGCGCGGAACAGCCTGTCGTCGGTGTGTCATGGTACGAGGCAGTTGCATTTTGCCTGTGGCTGAGCGAAACCATGGGTGAAAACATCATGCTACCTACGGAAGATCAATGGCAGTACGCCGCACAGGGTGACGATGGGCGGGATTACCCATGGGGCAAACAATGGGATGCTAGCTGTTGCAACAATAATGTCGATAAAAAGGGGATTGGCAAAACGACCACGGTCAGACAATATGAAGGTAATGGCGACAGCCCTTTTGGCGTGGTGGATATGGCTGGCAATGTGTGGGAGTGGTGCCTGACGGATTATGACAATAAAACCAACGATATTAACAGTAACACTGAACGTCGCGTGCTTCGCGGCGGTTCTTGGTTCAACGACGATTCAGACAACCACCGCTGCGATTTCCGCTTCAGGCTCATTCCACACTACGGGCTCGACAACTTCGGTTTTCGCATTTCCCGCTCTTAA